The region CCTCAGAAAGATTAATAGTCTTTTTCTGCGGATTATAATGATCGGTCAACATTCCGGGAGTAGAGATTACTTTTACATCGGTAATATTGTTATCCCGTAACATTTTTTCGGCGAGCTCTTTTCCACTCATTCCGTTTTGCAAATGAACTTTAGAGTACTTTTTAAATTTACTTTTCAATTTATTACTCACATACATACTCACTATAAAAATGAGCCCTGCAATAATATAATATCCTAACATTTTCTTTTCTGTTTTATTACTTCAAAGATAGCAAAAACCTCGCCATTTGTATTTCCAATTCTAGCCATACATTTTAAATTAAACTCACAGAATTTTAACTGAAATGAAACTTAGAGTCCAATAAAAAAATTAGTAATTAGCGGAAGATTGATTGTGAATATGTTATTTTACAATTTAAGATATTACCTATATTTGCACCAATCACTACAAAAAGGCTATGCAATACAAAAGAATACTTTTAAAATTATCGGGAGAAGCATTAATGGGACAACGCCAATATGGCATAGATCCCGATCGCCTGGCAGAATATGCCGAGGAGATTAAAGAAGTTACCGATAAGGGAATAGAAGTAGCCATTGTTATAGGCGGCGGAAATATTTTTAGAGGTGTGGCTGGAGCCAGTAAAGGAATGGACAGAGTGCAGGGTGACCATATGGGAATGCTTGCCACCGTAATTAACGGGTTAGCTTTACAAAGTGCACTGGAAGATGCCGGAGTTCAAACCAGGCTGCAATCGGCTATAAAAATAAATGAAGTAGCCGAACCTTTTATTAGAAGAAAAGCCATGCGCCATTTAGAAAAAGGCCGTGTGGTAATTTTTGGAGGTGGAACCGGAAATCCTTATTTCACTACAGATTCTGCCGCAGTTTTAAGAGCTATTGAAATTCACGCCGATGTAATTTTAAAAGGAACACGTGTAGACGGAATTTACAATGCTGATCCTGAAAAAGATAAAAAAGCCACAAAATTCGATTTTATATCTTTTGACGATGTGATTAGAAAAGGTCTAAAAGTAATGGATACTACCGCTTTCACCTTAAGCCAGGAAAACGAACTCCCAATTATTGTTTTTGATATGAACACTCCCGGAAACCTACTAAAAGTGGTTACAGGCGAAAGAATAGGCACAAAAGTTAATTTATAAAGTTTTATTACGCTCAACTAATATTAAAAAAATGGAAGACGAAATTGAATTTATTATAGACACTACCAAAGAAGGTATGGACAAAGCGATTGATCACCTGAATAAACAATTGCAAAACATTCGGGCAGGTAAAGCCAACCCGGCAATGCTTGGGAGTGTAATGGTAGAATACTATGGAGCTCAAACTCCGCTGCAACAGGTTGCCAATGTGAATACGCCAGATGCCCGAACTATTTCTATTCAGCCCTTTGAGAAAAGCCTGATTAAAGATATTGAAAAAGGAATTATGTTGGCAAACCTTGGTTTTAATCCAATGAACAACGGTGAGAGTGTAATTATAAATGTACCACCCTTAACTGAAGAGCGCCGTAAGCAACTTACAAAACAAGCAAAAGCTGAAGCTGAAGATGCTAAAATTGGGGTAAGAAATGACAGAAAATCTGCCAATAACGAATTAAAGAAACTGGATATTTCTGAAGATTTACTTAGAGATGCTGAAAATGAGGTTCAGGAATTAACCGATGCCCATATTACCCGTATTGACACTATCCTTGAAAACAAGGAAAAAGAAATTATGACTATATAATAGAAAGTCAGTTTCTTAGACTACATTAGAGGCTGTTTGAAGAATTTTAAAAATCGTCATCCTGAACTTGTTTCAGGATCTAAGTTGTTATAATTTAAACATACTAGAAGCTGAAAGCCGTTCAGCTTGACGAAAACAAGCTTCTCAACCAGCCTCTATTGTTTTACCCTTATTGATTTTTAGTTCATATCTCAGGAAAAACTATGCGTTACCCGTTATTGCTTATTTTTCTGTTATTTTCCTTTAGTGTTTGTGCTCAGCAACAACTAAGGGGAAGGATTGTAAACGAACAAACCGGTGAACCCCTCGCCTATGCCAAAATAACGTTTGGCAACAAAGAAGGTTTAAGCAAAATAGACGGTAGTTTTTCCGTTAGTCTTAAAGAAGATAAAACCCAACTTAGTATTTCTTACGTAGGTTTTGAAACGCAGACCTTCGAAGTTTCAAAAAACATTGAGTTTGTAAGGATTAAATTAACTCCTAAAATTGAAGGACTCGATGCAGTAACTATTTCTTCGGGAGAAAATAAAGCGAATGCAATAATTGAAAAAGCAATTGCACGAAAACCAGAAAACGATCCTGAAGAGAAACTGCAAAAATTCAATTTTAAAAACTATAATAAATTTATTGTAGACAATGAATCTGCCGCATTGGAGATGGCTGCCGATAGCACCAATTTCGAAATTGGCACTGTAATAAATTCGGCTGCAAGTTATTTTTCCGAAAAAATATCCAGGTTTTATTTTTCACAAAAAGAAGGTTTAAAAGAAGAAGTTAAGGGGTTAAAAACGGCCGGGTTTGAAAAACCAGTGTACGAGATCTTATCCCTTTCGGTAAATCCATTTTCGCTTTACGATAAAGATTTTCGAATTTTTGAAACCGATTATGCCGCACCGCTACAAAATTCTGCTTTTAGAAATTATTCTTTTAAAATTTTAGATACTACTACCACTTCCCGCCCGGCTTATGTAATTTATTTTAAACCAAAAAGGCAACGTGCCGTTGCAGGTTTAGAAGGTGTTCTTTATTTAGATACCAAAACATACGCCATTCAGCAGGCAAAAGCGCAACTTCTTGGCGCGATAAAACTGGAAATAGACCAGGAATATGAATATTTCCCTGACGAAAACTTATGGTTTCCAAAAACTCAAAAAATAACAATCCGCCCAGGAAATGGCGACCAGGCGATTTCGGTTTTTGGCGGAGTGATTTCGGCAGGAACACTTCAGAAAAAAGAATCTATTCTTAATAATATTCTTGCCCCGGGAAGAGGTGATCCCAACCTATTTCTAAACGCTACAAGCACTAATTACGATATTCAGCTGAATTCTGATGCAACTTTAGAAACTTCAGCTGAAATTCTGGTTAAGTCTGATGCGAATTCCCAAAAAGATAGTTTTTGGCAAGAAAACAGGACTGAAGCTTTAAGCACGCAAAATAAGTTTAGTCGCCAACGTGCCGAAAGGCTTATTAAAGAAAAAGAAATTGAAGAAAAAATAAGTCTTCAAAAATCGATTTCTACAGGTTATTATCCGGTAGCATTCTGGGATTTTGATCTTGGTAAATTCTTTAAAT is a window of Salegentibacter salegens DNA encoding:
- the pyrH gene encoding UMP kinase; translation: MQYKRILLKLSGEALMGQRQYGIDPDRLAEYAEEIKEVTDKGIEVAIVIGGGNIFRGVAGASKGMDRVQGDHMGMLATVINGLALQSALEDAGVQTRLQSAIKINEVAEPFIRRKAMRHLEKGRVVIFGGGTGNPYFTTDSAAVLRAIEIHADVILKGTRVDGIYNADPEKDKKATKFDFISFDDVIRKGLKVMDTTAFTLSQENELPIIVFDMNTPGNLLKVVTGERIGTKVNL
- the frr gene encoding ribosome recycling factor is translated as MEDEIEFIIDTTKEGMDKAIDHLNKQLQNIRAGKANPAMLGSVMVEYYGAQTPLQQVANVNTPDARTISIQPFEKSLIKDIEKGIMLANLGFNPMNNGESVIINVPPLTEERRKQLTKQAKAEAEDAKIGVRNDRKSANNELKKLDISEDLLRDAENEVQELTDAHITRIDTILENKEKEIMTI
- a CDS encoding DUF5686 family protein, with product MRYPLLLIFLLFSFSVCAQQQLRGRIVNEQTGEPLAYAKITFGNKEGLSKIDGSFSVSLKEDKTQLSISYVGFETQTFEVSKNIEFVRIKLTPKIEGLDAVTISSGENKANAIIEKAIARKPENDPEEKLQKFNFKNYNKFIVDNESAALEMAADSTNFEIGTVINSAASYFSEKISRFYFSQKEGLKEEVKGLKTAGFEKPVYEILSLSVNPFSLYDKDFRIFETDYAAPLQNSAFRNYSFKILDTTTTSRPAYVIYFKPKRQRAVAGLEGVLYLDTKTYAIQQAKAQLLGAIKLEIDQEYEYFPDENLWFPKTQKITIRPGNGDQAISVFGGVISAGTLQKKESILNNILAPGRGDPNLFLNATSTNYDIQLNSDATLETSAEILVKSDANSQKDSFWQENRTEALSTQNKFSRQRAERLIKEKEIEEKISLQKSISTGYYPVAFWDFDLGKFFKFNNFEGIRLGFGGKTNEAISDKLSVNGYLVYGTKDEVFKYNLGTSIHLNKASETDLKLNYTRDIVETGSFSYLQGKNDFSIVEPRFVNINFFYEHRTLSGGLTHRFGSDFKTELQLSKSDISQTRDYSFLLNGQEFSEYTLSEATFSFLWRPFARFLKTPNSTKLIEKGYPKFTGQITKGISGIFGSDFDYTKFGLLVEHEIKRLNQSRTEIILEGNYATDEVPLTHLYHALPNSPSREGILSRFSVAGRRSFETMFYNEFFSDKQAMLHVKHQLRPINIHRLIQPELVFISRHAIGDISNPERHSIPFKSLKEGYHEFGIELQKILVGFGLGAAYRYGPYSLPNFNENFAFKFTFHLDI